The region CCCCGCACCCCTTTAGACTGAATAACATGAACGCAACTTTTACCGCGTCCGACGCCGTTGAACTGGCAGTGCTGGAGCGCAACGGTTTTATTGAATCCCGCCACATCGGCTCCGCCGTCGTGATGGCCGCCGACGGCACCGTGGTTACGGAACTCGGTGACATCGCCACGCCGATCTTCCCCCGCTCCACGCTCAAGCCGTTCCAAGCCGTCGCGGCCATGCAGTCCGGGGTGCCGCTGCGCGGGCCGCAGGTGGCACTTGCCGCCGCCAGCCACGTCGGCTCCCGGGAACACACCGACGTCGTCCGCGGCATGCTGGCCGCCGCCGGCGTCACCGAGGGGCACCTGCAGTGCCCCGAGGACTGGCCGCAGGACACCGAGGCTCGAAATGAACTCATCCGCGAAGGCAAGGGGCCTCAGCGGATCGCATTCAACTGTTCCGGCAAGCATGCCGCCTTCCTCTGGGCGTGCACCGAGAACAACTGGGACCACGCCACCTACCTGGATCCCCAGCATCCGCTGCAGCGCCGCATCGCAGAGGTGATCGAGGAATTCACCGGTGAAACCGTGCAGCACTGGGCGGTGGACGGCTGCGGCGCGCCGCTGGCCGCTGTCTCGCTGACCGGGCTGGCCCGCGGCATCGGCCGGCTGGCCAAGGCGCCGTCCGGCAAGCACGGCAACGCCCGTGCGGCAACGGTTGCCACCGCGATGCTCGACTATCCGTGGGCGGTGCACGGCCACGGCCGCGAGAACTCGGTTGTGATGGAGGACCTGGGGATCATCGCCAAGAACGGCGCCGAGGGTGTCCTGGTGCTGGGCACCGACACCGGCGTTGCCGTGGCGCTGAAGATGCTCGACGGCAATACCCGCGCCGCATCCCTGGTGGGCCTGACGCTGCTGGCTGCCAGCGGCGCCGTCGATCCGCTGGCCGTGGAGAAGGTGCTGACCAAGATCATGCAGCCGGTACTCGGCGGCGGACAGCCCGTGGGAAGCCTGCGGCTGGGTGCGCCGGTCACGGCGCTGCTGGGCTAGAAGCGTGGCACGGCGCCGGATCTCGGGCGAAGACGGCAGGGCCGCCCTGCAGGCAGCGGCAGCCGGGGCAACTGACCGCGGCACCACTGCCATGGCAGTGCGGTATGCCCTGGAGGAACTTGCCGAACGCGCCCCCGGCAACAGCGTCGAGGTCCGGGTTCCGCCCTTCGGGGTGACCCAGTGCGTGGCAGGCCCCCGGCACACCCGCGGCACTCCCCCGAACGTCATCGAGACCGACGGCGCCACCTGGCTGGCGCTGGTCACCGGCCGGCAGTCCTGGGCCGACGCCGTTGCCGCGGGGAAGGTGGCCGCCTCGGGGCTGCGCGCGGACCTTTCCGAGGTGCTGCCGCTCTTCCGGACCGGGTCCTAGGATCCCCGGCCGGGATCCGTCCCGTCCGCGCCTGGTTTCCATCGGCAAGCGGGAGAGTGCCCGGCCGGTAGAATCGAAGCATGGTTTCCGAGCAGCACAGCCCTGAGCGCCGCGAGATTACGGTCCGCCGCGCTCCCCGTTTCGTCCCTTTCCTGGCACTGGGAGTGGTTGCCGGGTTTATTGCTGCCCTCTTCGTCGCTTACGGCGGGGCCGAGAACCCCAGCTTCACGCGTGAAGCCACCCTCGGGTTCTTCACCGTCATGTTCGGCCTCCCGGGGCTGCTGCTGGGCGCCTTGACCGCCCTCATCCTGGATTGGATCAGTGTCCGCAGGGCCCGCCGGTCCATGGTGGAAAGCGTAGATCCCGCGGAACCGGAGAGCCGGGAACAGCCGTCGTCGTAACGGTTGCGCGCACAGCCCGCGCCGCCGGTTGTCCATGAGACAATTCACACATGGCACGTGGAGACGGACAGCTTTCCCATGATCTGATGCCCGGAGAAAAAGGCCCGCAGGATGCCTGCGGAGTCTTCGGAGTCTGGGCCCCCGGCGAAGAGGTGGCGAAGCTTACCTATTACGGGTTGTACGCCCTGCAGCACCGCGGACAGGAGTCCGCCGGCATAGCAACCAGCGACGGCAACCGCATCAGCGTATACAAGGACATGGGGCTGGTATCCCAGGTCTTCGACGAAACCACGCTCAATACCCTTTTGGGGCACATTGCGGTGGGGCACTGCCGGTATTCGACCACCGGAGCCTCCCACTGGGCCAATGCCCAGCCCACCCTCGGCGCCACCGCGAGCGGCACCGTGGCCCTGGCGCACAACGGCAACCTGACCAACTCCGCTGAACTGTATGAACTGATCCTCGAGCGCGAAGGCCGGCCCCGCTCCGGCGAAATCGCCC is a window of Arthrobacter sp. zg-Y1171 DNA encoding:
- a CDS encoding asparaginase → MNATFTASDAVELAVLERNGFIESRHIGSAVVMAADGTVVTELGDIATPIFPRSTLKPFQAVAAMQSGVPLRGPQVALAAASHVGSREHTDVVRGMLAAAGVTEGHLQCPEDWPQDTEARNELIREGKGPQRIAFNCSGKHAAFLWACTENNWDHATYLDPQHPLQRRIAEVIEEFTGETVQHWAVDGCGAPLAAVSLTGLARGIGRLAKAPSGKHGNARAATVATAMLDYPWAVHGHGRENSVVMEDLGIIAKNGAEGVLVLGTDTGVAVALKMLDGNTRAASLVGLTLLAASGAVDPLAVEKVLTKIMQPVLGGGQPVGSLRLGAPVTALLG
- a CDS encoding sterol carrier family protein; translation: MARRRISGEDGRAALQAAAAGATDRGTTAMAVRYALEELAERAPGNSVEVRVPPFGVTQCVAGPRHTRGTPPNVIETDGATWLALVTGRQSWADAVAAGKVAASGLRADLSEVLPLFRTGS